DNA from Fibrobacter sp. UWP2:
GCCTTTGGTTTAGGCTCGAGTGTATGGGCCGACAACCCGATTTCAACTTACCATTACCTGGCGGACCCTTCGGCAGCTGCCGACGACAGTACCTTCTACATCCTGACCGATGTGGACGACTACAGCCCCCAGCAGAACTACAATTACGACATCGTGGGGCTTAACGCGTTCACTTCCCAGGACATGAAGAACTGGACCGACCACGGCATGATTTTCCGCTCCAAGCGCGAATTCGGGGATTACCCCAACAATACCTGGGCGTCCGGCATTGCCGTCCATAAGGGCAGAATCTACATCGTTTACCCCAACGGCGCCAGCGGCGTGGGCATGCTTACCGCGACAAGCATCGACGGCCCCTATACCGACCCCGTCAAGGAAACCCATGGCGTGAACTACATTGCCGCTTCCTTTGGCTCCAGCGTAATCGGTGGCTGCGACGGCATTGCTCACTGTTTTGACCCGGGCATCTTTATCGAAGATGACGGAACAGGCTACGTGATTTTCGGCGGCGGTGAAAACGGTCAGCGCCCCTATGGCAACAACCTGGACATCATCAAGTTTACCGAAAACAACGGCAAGATTACCATCGACAAGAATTCCCTGACGCGCGTCAGTGCTCAGAATTCCTTCGAAGCCCCCTATATCCACAAGAAGGGGAGCAAGTACTACTTGAGTTTCAATACACCTCCGCAGGTCATCGACTACGGCATGGCCGACAAAATCACGGGCCCCTACACGTTCGTTGGTACGGTCATTCCCGGAATCAGTTCTGTGCCCGATGCCCATAACGAGGGCGGCAACAACCACCAGGGCTTTGCCGAATTCCAGGGCAAGTGGTACGCCGTGTATCACGACCGCCGCCTGGTCACCGCGGATGAACATCCGGGTTCCTGCACCCAGTCGGGCCAGTGCACCAACTCGCCGAACAAGGAAAACCACAGAAGCGTGTCCATCGACGAACTCACCTGGAATGGCGACAAGATGAACAAGCTCACCTTTACGCGTGAAGGCCCCAAGCAAATCAAGAATTTTGACCCTTACAGGACCTACAAGGCCTTGACCAGTTCCAAACAAAGGAACGTGCGCAGCCGTACCGACTGGACCAAGGGTAAGCCGGTGGTGCATGTGCTGACTCCGCTTGCGACCAAGGAATCCTGGATCCGCGTTTCTGGCGTGGACTTCGGTAACGGTGCCGAGAACCTCCGCATCAAGGCGGCGAATGTGGGTGATGGCAACAAGGTTGAAATTCACAAAGGTTCCGTGAGCGGCACGCTCGCCGGTACCTGCGAACTTACGAAGACGGGCGGCTGGAACAGCTATTCCGATAACGACTGCGCCATGAGCGGCCTTACAGGCGTTGTGGACGAACTGTTCTTCGTGTTCAAGGGCAGCAAGGATTCTACCATGGGTATTCTCGAATGGGAATTCCAGGGCACCAAGCGTGAACCCGAACCGCAGCAGCCGTTCGGCGGCAAGGCTTGGGCTATCCCGGGCAAGATTGAAATGGAAAACTTTGACGAACCGGGCTACGGTGCCGGCAACGATTCTTACAGCGACAACGATGCTGACGACCATGGCGCCGAAAGCAACGGTGG
Protein-coding regions in this window:
- a CDS encoding carbohydrate-binding protein codes for the protein MQKSSSNAIKSLGICLAFGLGSSVWADNPISTYHYLADPSAAADDSTFYILTDVDDYSPQQNYNYDIVGLNAFTSQDMKNWTDHGMIFRSKREFGDYPNNTWASGIAVHKGRIYIVYPNGASGVGMLTATSIDGPYTDPVKETHGVNYIAASFGSSVIGGCDGIAHCFDPGIFIEDDGTGYVIFGGGENGQRPYGNNLDIIKFTENNGKITIDKNSLTRVSAQNSFEAPYIHKKGSKYYLSFNTPPQVIDYGMADKITGPYTFVGTVIPGISSVPDAHNEGGNNHQGFAEFQGKWYAVYHDRRLVTADEHPGSCTQSGQCTNSPNKENHRSVSIDELTWNGDKMNKLTFTREGPKQIKNFDPYRTYKALTSSKQRNVRSRTDWTKGKPVVHVLTPLATKESWIRVSGVDFGNGAENLRIKAANVGDGNKVEIHKGSVSGTLAGTCELTKTGGWNSYSDNDCAMSGLTGVVDELFFVFKGSKDSTMGILEWEFQGTKREPEPQQPFGGKAWAIPGKIEMENFDEPGYGAGNDSYSDNDADDHGAESNGGKSYREGTGVDIYKKSNGYVVGYNQTGEWLEYTVEVAGAGDYTMYAAVASANATSSFKLSIDGDDITEEIAVPQATSGEENYDDYNKVKANVTLAAGKHILRFTVTGDWMDIDYINFVAGKDAEDVEPIGGPDAIGQTLKLANSVAKYDVFSISGKKVGTVDLSQAGAAQALKAAGFQQGVYMLKQTNGNKKFMAKVTK